Genomic DNA from Synechococcus sp. UW179A:
GTGACGCTGCTGCTGGCCATGGCTAAGTCTTCTGTACTGGCCAGTCACCCATGTCAGAAGAACAACTCAAAGCCTTCTTGGAAAAAGTCAAAGCAGACACCAGCCTGCAGGAGAAGCTCAAAGCAGCTGCTGATGCTGATGCAGTTCTTGCGATTGCGAAAGAGGCTGGGTTTAGTGTTTCTGTTGACGACTTGAAGAACGCTCAATCAGAGATTTCTGACGGGGAGCTGGAAGGCGCGGCTGGTGGGGCCGACACCTCCCTCGGCTTCGTTCTGACCCCTCGTTGGCTCGGGGCCTTGGGAAAAGTCAAAGCACGCTGCTGAGCAGCTCCACTATCCCGGCTACAGGGGCAAAAGCCCCTGTAGCCGCAGGGATTTTTATTTCTTCAATCACCCCTAAAAAGCTC
This window encodes:
- a CDS encoding Nif11-like leader peptide family natural product precursor; this translates as MSEEQLKAFLEKVKADTSLQEKLKAAADADAVLAIAKEAGFSVSVDDLKNAQSEISDGELEGAAGGADTSLGFVLTPRWLGALGKVKARC